From the Musa acuminata AAA Group cultivar baxijiao chromosome BXJ3-1, Cavendish_Baxijiao_AAA, whole genome shotgun sequence genome, the window ATGTTCAACCAAACTATCAAAGATCATATACCAAGGCATGCTAAGTTCAAATTTAAACCTGATATTAGAGATTATCGCATGACATAGAGgagaataataataaaagatctaAAATTCTTTGGTCCTCATTGAGTTTAGCAAAACAAAACTTTAGATCAGTCTTCCTTATTAAATGATAGTGTCCTTTTACAGGAGCCTATAAGCTGAAACTGGAGTGGAATATGATTTGCTTTGAATCACATGAAAATTTAATAATAACATTCAGCAAGGCTTAAAGCGGTGGCAAAAGTTTCCAATGTAGATCAAACGCAAGAGTGaaccttttttttcctttgtaaAAAAGCATGACAAGTGTTAGAACCAACATTTTCTAGGCAGATATATTTTAAAAACAATGCTCACGTAGGGAAAAGTACTGATAAACTTGAAGTTTGAgcattataaatcaagatcaaacACAGCACAAATTTGTAAGATTCAAGACTATGTACAAGGTGAAGTCAAAGGTGAGTTCCACGACCAAAGACAATTGCTCCAAGATAGGGATTCTTTGGTTCAGGGGGCTCTCATGTTGATATTGTGTCTCAAAAAATATACAGCAACAAGGTCAAATTTACTTGAGCACTGAGAGGGAGATGAAAATGAAGAGCAAAAGTAGAGTTGGGCATGGCCAGCACAGCTTGTAAAGATGAATCTTGATATTGGGAGCTCTTAGCAATTCTTTCAAAAAGCCAGGGCAGCCCAACTTGAATTTCAGGACCAATTACAGTGGAACTGCAGTTCACACTTCTTCGAACTAAACATGTCAGTGATCCAATATAATGATGGCAGCAAAGAGGGAATCAATTAATCTGCTCAAACTGATCAGGCAACATAGAAGCAAGCAGAAATTTGTTCATCTTCACAATGTAATAGATGCTGCTGATTTTAGTCAATTCTATATTATTACCTGATCAACGGCACAAACAGCAGGAGCATTCATATCAAAGAGGACCGAGTATATTGCCTCTCTTAATTGCTTTCTAGAAGCCCTAGCAGCTTCGGTATCTGAAAAGAAAGATTATGCaacattttttatttgattttttaaaatatatgaatgaAGCAGATTTTCCTCTATTTCTAGCATTACAAGAACATCAGAAAGCAAAAGAATTTTTTCAATCAGACAAAATGCTATCAGGAATATCTAACGTTAGAAACGAAAATTCTACAAAAAATCAGAAAATCTTCTTGAATAAAAATTCCTGCACAGTCATGACAATAGAACATGTGACTTTACTTTGAATTAAGTTTACAAATGTACTGACCATCAGTATGGCAGATTGGAAGGGAGACAATAATTGGCTGGGATGATGCCTTTACTTGCATTCTGTAATGTAATAGAACCTTTTAGACCGAAATAATTGTAggacataaaaataatatatgaatTGCAATCCATAATCATGTTGTGTGCATCAACATTGTTTCTTATCCCCATGATGACCATATTAAGAAAATGAGAACCCAGAAAACTGTGAGGTAATGGATTAACTAGGAAACAGCAAAGTGTAAACACTTTCAACAAATACATTCCCCCAGATGCACCTAGTCGTTACTGCATTTTATCCTAGACTAACAATTTGAAGAAAACTGCAATGCCATATTTCTTGACTTAGCAATGGAGGTATAGTCGTCAGTGAAGTATAAGTACACCTGCTATAGATTGTCGAGAAAAAATAGCGAAGTCTGGCATGCATTGGAGACTCAAGGTTGCCAAATTCCTACAAATGAAAATAAACAAATTAAGTAACCAGTCACCATATATGTACTTCACTAACAGGAAATGAAGACAAGAGTTAAACAATGATTAATGTCGAGAAACATGTTATATAGCATTTATAATACAAATTTACTTAGTACTAACTGTTGTCATGATAAGAAGTGCTTACTAAGAAGGTAGCACAACGTCCAGATGGAGAAGCGTACTTGCTCCAACCATATTTGCAATAGCCAGATCCaccttaacatagtgcaaatgagTAAGACAAATTGACCTTTCAATTATCTGAAACCAAAAAAAATCCTGTATATTGAAGAATATCTAGCCATCCAAGTTATCAGAGTTCTGGCAGAGACAAGACTAGACCAGGCTGAAGGTAAAGAAGCTTGGAGATTCAACATATTCAAGTTCATATTGTCCTTACAAAATTCTCACATGGGCTACCAACCATCTGACTCCCCTCTCTCTCCCTGCTTAAGAGCTGGAACCAGCTACTAAAGGAAGTACAAAACATTGTTCTACAGATTAATGAGGCTACATCAGCTAAAACTAGCCAATATCCATCCATGACTTTTGACTTTCTTGAGTTTAACTCCTTATAGGTTTTTCAATGTAGATTAAAAGATTAGTCATCTGGTAAACAACACAAGTAGGCTATCTAAGGAGCACAACAAATATTCCTCCCCCAAGAAAACAAATAGATGGATCATCAAAAAGGAAAGCTAGACAACCATGCTTTTAAGAAAAAAGGAAACAAATTTAGTTAACTATACAACTCGAAGGTTGGCAACACGTACCATCAATAATAACAGAACCTGGAACTGTTGCAAGCTGCGCATAAACGTTCATAAACGATAACTGCGATGGGTGGTTAAAGTGCAACCTGCATTACAAGGGAAAATGAACTAGGAGTAAAGAACTCGAGCCCTAAGATCTCAGGACCAAAAATCGAATGCCAACTAATAAGGAATACACGAACTTACGATGGTCCATATCTTAATTGGGTCTCGGCGAACAGCAGAAAATCCCACGGCTCCTTCCCACTCTTAAGGAGGTGAAGCCAGAGCGCGTTATCCGACACCAAAGCCTTCCAGGACTTGCAGACCAAGCTTGACCGCGCGGCGCACCTGGGCTCGAGAAGCTGGAGGATCTGCATGAAGACGTCAGTGGGGAGGGTGTCGAGATCACCCAAGGGCGGGTGGTCGTCGGGGAACTCGGGCCAGGAGCGGTTGGAACCCGAGCCGGATCGGCTGAGGACGGAACCCCACACCTTCCGCAGCACGACCGCCATGGAGATCTCGATCAAAGCCGGGGGCCCGGGCTAGGGTTTCGCGAGGACGGCGGTCGGAGGAGACCGATCGAGATCGCAAGAATTCGTCGCCGTGTTGATTGCCCCGAAGAAGATATCGGGATTTGGGGGATACGGTTGGGAACGGGGTCGACTTGGTATGGGAATTGTGGGAGCACGACACTTGAGGTGGAaaaaccgagagagagagagagagagagagtggacgAAGAAGAACACGGTAAGGCGTCATCATGCGCCGACAAAGCACGCGCGGGTCCCGTGCGGGGGCCACGTGGTGTTGCACGAGAAGGGCGAAACGAGGTGCCGCCTTTTCCTTCCGGTTTGACGTTTGTTACCCGTCGTCTCCCCAGCCGTCCAGGACCTTTGCTATTTGTCGTCGGATACAGATTTTCATGTGGGACCCATCTAATTTATGCTGTAACTTTGGCCAATCAAAATCGGTTAAGAAGCGGGTTTCCGAAAACGAGTAGTAAAAACGTTTCTATTTTCCACCCTTACCACGTTGGTCCCACTCTACCTTACACGGGTAGGCAAGTGAGTGTGACTGAACGGTGGAAAAATAGCAATACTAAGAAAATCCAATAATTGCGGTGTTGATAGTTATTGATGTATATACATGCGGATTTGCTGTACTTTCGGTAACGGGTTTGCCAACATCCGACCCGTTTGGGTCGCGACTGAAGAGTCGGTTCGGAGAACGCGTGCGAGTGGCGTTCGCCGTTGCGGAGCATGTGGAAAGTAAGCCGTCTTCGCTCTCTCTTCCCCCTTCGCGGCGGGGCGTGGAGGGCCGCCTCGGTCTGGAGCTTCGGGGACAACAGCAATGGCGCCTTGGGCCTCTCTGCGCCGCTCGCCGACGCCTACGAGCCCACCAGGGTGCCGTCTCTCCCGTCCGACGTCGCTGCCGTCGCCGCGGGTCATTACCACTCCCTCGCCGTCACCGCTTCCGGGGAAGTCTGGGCGTGGGGTCGCAACGAGGAGGGTCAGATTGGAAGACACGCCACTGCCCCAAGGTTCAAACCTGCTCCCCTTTACCTCGATTAAAAGCCCTTCTTTTAATGCCTTGGCTGCGATCTATTGGCCGTGGTTATTGTATGGGTCCTCATCTAATTCAAAGGTTTCTCCTTTGTCTTATTTGTAACCTTTTTTCTCCTATATTTGACGATAATATGATCTGGAAGATTCCTGACTTTCTAATGATTCATGAATGTTCGTAGATTTTATGTTACTGGTTATGTTCTTGCGGAGATTGATCACAAGCGTACTGCTTTTACATTATATGCATTTCGAATCTTGGAGACACTACATGAAGAATTAGACTTTTCGCCCCATTAACTTTATACCTTCCGTTTGATTCCTATAGTATGGCCGATCAGATGTGGCAATTCTTGAACCAAACTTGTCAAGAATAAGTCGGGTTTTGAATGATCCAGTTTGATACTCAGGTAGGTCCTGGGTCACCAGAACTTGAAATAAATACTAATTGGTGAGGGCTTACCATCTGAACCAAACATGTCAATGTGATCGATATTGATTACAATTTGACCTCTGTTGTTTTAAAATGAAATTATTGATAAACTGAAGGCATGTGTGAAAATGACTGGATGAGAAAAAACGGAAGTGGGATTTCAGGTTTTAGAGGTTCCACTGTTTCTATTTCATGGATGTCTTGATGTCAGTGAAGCTCAACCCTTTCTGACTTACAGGAAATTCCTCTCTGATCATATTGTGTGGACCCTTCAACCATGTGACACAACAAGAATCCTACAGTAAATTTATTACAAGATTGTTGTGGTGCCACCTGTTGATGCCAAGCACCCTTTTTGTTGGCTCAATTCAGGTTGttcatatgttttttctttttcacctAATGATTGAAACTGTTTAATTTTAGTAATTGTGATTTATGTTGTAGTGACATGATTTCTGAGATTTTTTTAGAGGTTTACACTGTAGGTTATGCTATTACAATTTATGGTGCTTCATTATGTTTTACAAGCGGTTCTGGTTGATATTCAAAACATGTATCTCAGTTTTAACTACTATTTAAATGGGTTGAGTTAAACAAAGTGACTTTTCAGATAGCTTTTGGGGTTGTATATTCGACTCCATAACAAGTTTGACATTAATCCTGGTTTGTCCTTTTACCTCCGTAACAAGTTTGACGTTAATTCTGGATCTAATCCTAGATTTTACCAAAGAGACTTCACTAGGAACAATGAGAAAGAGATCTGAATGCTCTTATTTAACTAGAGATGTGGCCTGACATAGAGCTCAATGGCAGGAAAATATTATGCAACCGACCCATAGTTGGGACATAACGGCTTCTTGTTGTTGTTCTTAGGAGAAAAATGTTCCATGTACTTCTATCAAATAAGCAACCCGGAGATTCTTACAGCTAAGAGTATTTTTTTAGCTCAATAACAGGAGATTGTAAGATAAAAAGTAAATAACCCAACTCTATTTAGTACATAAAATTCCAATTCGATTGCTGTTTCTTTTTGAAAGTAGAAATAGTGTCACTTGTTcatgtttatttttttcttcgaAATAGCTTTATTGGAATTTCAAGGAAGTGATAACTAACAAGGCGTCGTTTCATCTTCGGTGTTCTTGTGACCTTGTGGATGGCAGAGCCACATGGAATAAACCAGAAAAGGTGATAGGCCTGGATCATGTGAGGGTTGAAGCTGCTTTTGCATCTGGTGTTACTTCCGCAGCCATTGATGATGATGGTTCTTTATGGGTGTGGGGAAGATCCAAGCGTGGCCAACTTGGTCTTGGCAACCGAGTGACAGAAGCTACCAAACCTACTAAGGTTCAAGCACTTGCAGATCATCAAATAGTGAAGGTGCTTAACTTTACAATTCAGAAATAAAAGAGAAGCAAATGGACCAAACTAAATTAGAAATGCTATTGGCTAGAACCtgttaaaaaatattttgtaaaTAAGTTAATCAGATTATGAGATTATGTGGAACTTCAGAATCTgtcttttaatttgaaatcacttTAATAGAACTAAAAAAATTGTGGAATATATACAAGGGTAACATCAGAAAATTGCAAACTTCCCCAAATTTCcttttctctttaacatactttctTGTTACTGGGTCTTGATAGATCACTAATTTGTCGTGTTTGCACAATTTATCACAGTACTTCAAACTGACTGCTAGTATATCATAACATGCCGTCTTCCTATAATACATAGTCTACATAATGTGAATTTCTGGCATGAACAAAAGCTCAACACTCTCTCCTTATTATGTAAGCATGTATCTTTACTTTTTTAGTTTTGCCACTTCTTTATTACATTATTTTTTCATTGCCACTAAACAGGTATCATTTGGATGGGGACATGCATTGGCGTTAACTAAAGATGGAAAACTATTTGGTTGGGGTTATGCAGCGGATGGAAGATTAGGTCAAATGGAACAAAAGCTAGATTCACCACAGACACAGCCCTTGGAATTTGATAAATCATTGGAAAGTTTGACGCCTATGCTAGATGTAGTGGAAAAGCTAGTGGCAGAAAAAATTGAGAAAGAGAAGAATATGCCCATTATCTGGGAGCCATGTGAAGTTCTGGAAGTCAGTTGTCTCAATGTCTCTGATATGGCTTGTGGACTTGACCATTCGTTAGTGCTCTGCAGTGAGTCCTTACTTTTTTGTTAGATGGTCCATCCAATTCTCATCAATTACCTTAAAAAGTAGTTCTCCTATATTTTATTCTTACTAGATGGTCTATTCAAGCCTCACCAACAACCTTAAAAACTAGTTCTCCTTCAATATTAAACTTGTTTGTGGTTAtcctttttcttcttgatattgtcTCTTTTGTTACCTCGAACATATAACATATTCATGCAATTGCAGATAAAATAGGTCGTGTTCAAAAATCTGGAATTTTTGGGTTGATACATTAGGAGAGCAGTTGACATATTTATGTAACTTaatcaaaaggaaaaaataattgaTAATCTAGATGTAAATATAGTGCCATCACTTGCTGGACTTGTTccttattatatcattttttgtcTCAGGCAGTGGCACTGTATTAAGCAGTGGAGACAATCTATATGGTCAGTTAGGGAGAAACACGTATGGATCTATGCTCCCGGTAGGCTTAAATGCCCATGCACTCTCTGTATCAGCAGGACTTGGTCACTCTCTTGTCCTGTGTCAGATTCCATCTGAGGACAGAGAAGAGGTGAACGCTGTGCTCTCATGGGGATGGAATCAGAGCCACCAGCTTGGGCGCGAAGGGCGAGAAGATATGCCTGGGATAGTTGAAGCTCTTAGTGGAGAAAAGCCAACATCACTTTCAGCTGGACGTGTGCATTCAATTGCTCTTACTTCAAAGAAGGAGCTATGGGCATGGGGCTCGGGCAGAAATGGCCGACTTGGATTGGGAAGCTCATTGGATGAGATGGAACCAGCACTTGTAGAGTCTTTGGTAGGTTTGGAAGTCTTACAAGCAGTGGCAGGCTTTGATCATAATCTTCTACTGGTTGTTGATTAGTCCTTACAGTAAGTATTCATTGCTTTATTCGTCCTGAACTGATATCCAGTGTGCTTTTATCATGCTCTCTTAGCTGgtaaaaaagaaaactaattaTAATGCTGGAATGACTGCTAAATAAATGTGTGCTTTAGATGTTCTATCAGACATTGAAACAAACTGTTTTATACATGTCTGGTAAAGATTTGTTAGAAGTTTTAAGTAATTTTGCAACAGAAATGGGATAGCTCAAAACAATCTGAAAAAGAAGGGAAAGGAAAAGATAGTTATTCTTACATGTGTCATAATAATCAAGGGAGGAAAAGATGGAACAATTTTCCAAACTCATAATCTTGAGGCAATTTTTTTAGAACAGTTTGATTGGCTTTGCAATCTCTTCTGCTATTACATGTGGAGAAGCTGGCCACCGGGTTGGTTGTTCTCATCTTTTGATTCTCGTGTACATTATGTAATTTACTTGGGGCTTCTTTCTTATGAGGCAGCTTAAAACATGATGAAGCAACAACTTAGTAGCTTCATGCAAGATTCCATCATGTGTGAATGTGCATCTATGGTTGAGGTGATCACCCGGTGCCTGCTCCCCGTATATAATGGGTGCAGGCATGGAGCTACAGACTAAAGGGTAAGTAATGCGTATCCAGAATCTTGTCAGCTGCATATTCAGTGATATGGAGGAGGAATTATTTGTCTGTTTTCCAGCATATATCCAGTCAGATTCAGAAGCCAAGTCAATACAATCCTCAATCTCCAGAAGGAGCAAGATGGATTGATCAACCAGTTAAGcaaacaaatattttatgttttatcaCCTGCTTGTTTGTTGATTTCATGAATGTTATAAACTATCAGCCTTCTTAGCAGATGAGAAATGTTTATTAGTCCAAAGTGGTTGAAGGGATCATGTATTATTATAAGGACAAATCTGTAAGAACAATTTGATGGCATTAACTTGTTCCGATGCTATAACGGAAGCTAAACGATTATTTATTTCTCTATGTGCATGAAAGTGCTGCATTTGGTATGCTGGAGTAGGCCAAATTCTATATGGACAATATATGCCCCAAATTATGTAATCATACACCAGTCCCTGTTGCTTCGAATGCCCTGCATATTATCCTCCTAGTGACAAAGACAGAATCATGCATTTTGTTGCCTTATAATTATTGAAATTCTGTTATGGATATGAAGCAAAAGCTAAATCTAGTCTTTAACTGACAATTACTTTTGTGTGGCCAATGCTTCAAGAGTAGGTAGACTAAGAAATACAGGAGTAATTAGGTGTAGTTTATACTGAGGGGATAATGAGGAAAAACCATTTATAGTTGGTTGAGATGGGAGAAAATGTCAGAAGAGATAAACTCTTCCCAaacaataaaataagaaaatctgGTAGCTCTTGGCTTGACTAATGATATTAACATCAATAGAAATCATTTTCCAGTGTAAGATCCATGTAGTTAACTCCAAGTTATTAAGCTGTTGTTGTAGTTAAAGTGTTTTCAATGTATGAATTGATTTGTAAAACCTATTGTCATTCTCGGTGGTAATCATTTGCATTTTGTTTATAAAACTGCAGATTCCAGATACAAAATCAATAAATATGTTTGAGAATGAAAGATGCTTGATGGGGTGACTAATGCCAGTCCATGTGAGTTGAATTGCTTGTTGGTCTTATTGTATGATCCTCCTGTATTTTGTGCTTGAACATTTGCACACTGGTTTCGTTTTGATTTGTTACTTTTAAGGATTTTTACTGGTTGATAAACTCTGGCTTATGTAATTCTAGATGTTTGAAAATGACCATTTGGTAGACAGATTTTGGAGTTCATTGCTTGTTGACTTTGGTGTACTTTCATGTTTGGAGTTTGCACCATGCCTTGCCCTACATGTGTGGTTATGATTTTATGGTTGTGTAGGTGCTTTTGCTTTCTGCATGCAGTTCCCAGCAGAGGATATAGTTACTTATTAGCCCTGATAAGCTCAATTAGATTACAAGATGGCATCATGTGAATATAACACTTTAATAATGGTGAGAATGTTTGGATAATGCCAAGGGAACTTAGTGAGATATTTGTTGCACTGGGGAGGATCTCTGTATAAGGTGTGAAGAAACAGTTCTAGGAAtagagaaataatatatataccatGAGTTTAGTATCAGAAACAAACCAGACAAGGAGATGACAGGTCCCAAGTGGGATTCTTGAGTGACAACTCTTATTCTTTGTGACTGAACTTTTATTCTTGACAACACTCTGGCAATGGGAATCCACTTGCAGATACTGCCACTTGTTAGTATAAACATTGATGTGAAACTTGCATCTCCATGATTCCAAGAACAGCTGTTACTTCTGTGTTGTTGGTTTTCTGCTTTGGCCTCTCACCTTAAAACATTGCATTCCTTTCCTTTCTGAAGTTCTGTGTGTTTAGGTAACTTCTGTAGTTGATTCTGAATGCTGTAATCACTTAAATGATTCTGTATGAGTGTCACATGCTGCATTGCTTTTCCACAAGCAGCCAAGCTGCTACTTTTCTGTATATATTCAGTTCTTATAGTGCAAATTAGTTTGTACATGAATTAAATGACTGCCATCAATATTGTTTTAGTTTATAGCAATACCAACTGAAGTAGAAATCAAAATCTACAGCTAAAGCAGGTCAAAGAGCATGTCCATAGCTTTCTGTGTTTGAAGCTCTTCTAAGTCAATTAGTGCAGCTAATGATTACCACAACCTAGaactttttataaaatttttgctttatttatttcataaaaaataaaaaaaatttctgacATACATTACGAAAATAATTTCTGCTTAATTACTTGCTATATAATCTTTATTagatttcttcttcttgtttagttGCGATTGCTTGGTTTAGTTTAGACTGTAATTGTTTGATTATTTTTGTGTGGTGATCAAAACATAgtaattttattcaaaaatattataattgatttgTTTTGACATTTGATACGATTGACttgatgaaaaaatatattttaatattttaggaaaaaatatgagattttttcCTAAAAAACCGGCCAATATTTGTTTCCCGCAATGAAtccattgagagagagagagagagagagagagaaggcgtgGCGTGGTAATGGAGTGCAGCGGTGTGTACGGGGCCCAGTAAATGAGGTGCTCACGTCTCCCATGTCTCCACGCAAGTGCACGTGCCGTGCCTCCTGCCAGCCTGCACACGTGTGCGACTTGTCCCGTCACATCCTCTATTCTCCCACGAGTCTCGTGCGGTGTGGGAATGTCCACGTACACCACCGCACAATTCATTCCATGTGAGACCACTACATAATACCCTCCACCATCACCCATATAACCTTGTTGTTACATCACACACAAC encodes:
- the LOC135628885 gene encoding ultraviolet-B receptor UVR8-like; translated protein: MWKVSRLRSLFPLRGGAWRAASVWSFGDNSNGALGLSAPLADAYEPTRVPSLPSDVAAVAAGHYHSLAVTASGEVWAWGRNEEGQIGRHATAPRATWNKPEKVIGLDHVRVEAAFASGVTSAAIDDDGSLWVWGRSKRGQLGLGNRVTEATKPTKVQALADHQIVKVSFGWGHALALTKDGKLFGWGYAADGRLGQMEQKLDSPQTQPLEFDKSLESLTPMLDVVEKLVAEKIEKEKNMPIIWEPCEVLEVSCLNVSDMACGLDHSLVLCSSGTVLSSGDNLYGQLGRNTYGSMLPVGLNAHALSVSAGLGHSLVLCQIPSEDREEVNAVLSWGWNQSHQLGREGREDMPGIVEALSGEKPTSLSAGRVHSIALTSKKELWAWGSGRNGRLGLGSSLDEMEPALVESLVGLEVLQAVAGFDHNLLLVVD